A single Leptidea sinapis chromosome 2, ilLepSina1.1, whole genome shotgun sequence DNA region contains:
- the LOC126975740 gene encoding uncharacterized protein LOC126975740 isoform X1 has translation MHKLWFRSRRNQVVLAIALVVSIFYYLTSNVQSEANLDVTRSGMAVSSVFSNVVAHQSADVIAPADLNKRESVIEFIERRLEQTLKDDKGTGCEIPKLDPFAKEVAQFDVDMPKVVCSGEDWVKCYLSECKVVPRILETTRHIVCTYNDILYETDDKYTIGPPIEVRGSAIYVLTKSDYVKISCNGNEKNSNLPTRWKGFGAGYRETVIPKTPPPGRENTYNILLFGFDSTSRNGFIRRMPKSYKVLMEELGATVLHGYNILGDGTPAALFPILTGKTELELPDVRKKAKGNETLDSMPFIFYKLAEDGYHTAYYEDMPWIGTFQYRFKGFKRQPADHYLRAFFMEESAKGKKWWRRPKQRYCVGDTPQYKLMFNLTEQLFKLDGKKFCFTFVADITHDDFNYITTADEDTVDFLRNFLKMGRGEDTMLLVFGDHGPRYAKVRATLQGKLEERLPLMAIRLPDALRRRHPHTQTSLEANVDVLTTAHDIHATILDAMDLRKYWNPYKINGADLTRGLTLLEEIPKNRSCSEAGIEPHWCSCLSWENVSPQEVIYTKTANALVDYINLITEYMRLKCELRTLTSIEWVMRQRVNNGVLTFVGAKDADGYVGKFGAKVPPSKENYQVKITVGPGSGVYEASMTYIVKEDKFYLDSRDISRTNAYNNEPSCISEKHPHLNSYCFCKEQ, from the exons ATGCACAAACTATGGTTCCGCTCTAGAAGAAATCAAGTTGTGCTCGCTATAGCTTTGGTAGTCTCAATATTCTACTATCTTACATCTAATGTTCAATCGGAAGCTAACCTCGACGTTACCAGAAG tggtATGGCTGTATCTAGTGTATTTAGTAATGTAGTCGCTCATCAATCAGCTGATGTTATTGCACCTGCCGACCTAAATAAAAG AGAGTCTGTTATTGA GTTTATCGAGAGAAGGTTAGAGCAGACATTGAAAGATGACAAGGGTACAGGCTGTGAGATACCAAAGCTGGACCCATTCGCGAAAGAGGTGGCCCAGTTTGATGTGGATATGCCCAAAGTTGTATGCAGCGGAGAAGACTGGGTGAAATGCTAT CTGTCAGAATGCAAAGTTGTCCCTCGTATATTGGAGACGACCCGTCATATCGTGTGTACTTACAACGATATACTGTACGAGACTGATGATAAATACACCATCGGGCCGCCGATAGAGGTTCGTGGATCCGCGATCTACGTGCTCACCAAAAGTGACTATGTCAAGATATCCTGCAACGGGAATGAGAAGAACAG cAATCTGCCTACAAGATGGAAGGGTTTTGGTGCCGGTTACCGCGAGACGGTTATACCTAAGACTCCACCGCCAGGCAGAGAGAACACATACAACATCCTGCTGTTCGGTTTTGATTCCACGTCCAGGAATGGCTTTATACGGAGGATGCCGAAGAGCTATAAAGTTCTTATGGAAGAGTTGGGAGCGACTGTCTTGCACGG aTACAACATATTGGGCGATGGTACGCCAGCCGCTTTGTTTCCAATATTAACTGGCAAGACTGAACTGGAGTTGCCTGATGTAAGAAAGAAGGCAAAGGGTAACGAAACTCTTGACTCTATGccgtttattttttacaaactaGCGGAGGATGG TTACCATACAGCGTATTACGAAGATATGCCCTGGATAGGTACGTTTCAGTACCGTTTCAAGGGATTCAAACGACAGCCAGCAGACCATTATTTGAGGGCGTTTTTCATGGAGGAGTCGGCGAAAGGCAAGAAGTGGTGGCGAAGGCCTAAGCAGCGCTACTGTGTGGGGGACACGCCCCAGTACAAACTGATGTTCAATCTCACTGAGCAg ttaTTTAAGCTGGACGGCAAGAAGTTTTGCTTTACATTTGTAGCTGACATCACCCACGATGACTTCAACTACATCACCACGGCTGACGAGGACACCGTGGATTTCCTGAGGAACTTCCTGAAGATGGGTCGGGGAGAGGACACCATGCTGCTGGTGTTTGGTGATCACGGACCCAG ATATGCCAAAGTGCGAGCCACGTTGCAAGGTAAGCTGGAAGAGCGGCTGCCACTGATGGCCATCCGTCTGCCCGACGCGCTCCGGAGACGACATCCCCACACTCAAACCAGCCTGGAAGCAAACGTGGACGTGCTGACCACTGCGCATGACATACACGCAACTATTCTAGACGCCATGGATCTGAGGAAATACTGGAACCCCTACAAGATCAATGGCGCTGATCTGACTAGAGGATTGACGTTGTTAGAAGAA ATTCCCAAGAATCGTTCGTGCAGCGAGGCGGGAATCGAACCCCATTGGTGTTCGTGTTTGTCGTGGGAGAATGTATCACCACAGGAGGTGATATACACAAAGACTGCAAACGCGCTCGtggattatattaatttaattacagaaTATATGAG ATTAAAGTGTGAGCTTCGTACTCTAACTAGTATAGAATGGGTGATGCGACAGCGTGTCAATAACGGCGTGTTAACGTTTGTGGGAGCCAAAGACGCAGACGGATACGTGGGAAAATTTGGTGCAAAAGTGCCCccttctaaagaaaactatcAAGTTAAG
- the LOC126975740 gene encoding uncharacterized protein LOC126975740 isoform X2 gives MHKLWFRSRRNQVVLAIALVVSIFYYLTSNVQSEANLDVTRRESVIEFIERRLEQTLKDDKGTGCEIPKLDPFAKEVAQFDVDMPKVVCSGEDWVKCYLSECKVVPRILETTRHIVCTYNDILYETDDKYTIGPPIEVRGSAIYVLTKSDYVKISCNGNEKNSNLPTRWKGFGAGYRETVIPKTPPPGRENTYNILLFGFDSTSRNGFIRRMPKSYKVLMEELGATVLHGYNILGDGTPAALFPILTGKTELELPDVRKKAKGNETLDSMPFIFYKLAEDGYHTAYYEDMPWIGTFQYRFKGFKRQPADHYLRAFFMEESAKGKKWWRRPKQRYCVGDTPQYKLMFNLTEQLFKLDGKKFCFTFVADITHDDFNYITTADEDTVDFLRNFLKMGRGEDTMLLVFGDHGPRYAKVRATLQGKLEERLPLMAIRLPDALRRRHPHTQTSLEANVDVLTTAHDIHATILDAMDLRKYWNPYKINGADLTRGLTLLEEIPKNRSCSEAGIEPHWCSCLSWENVSPQEVIYTKTANALVDYINLITEYMRLKCELRTLTSIEWVMRQRVNNGVLTFVGAKDADGYVGKFGAKVPPSKENYQVKITVGPGSGVYEASMTYIVKEDKFYLDSRDISRTNAYNNEPSCISEKHPHLNSYCFCKEQ, from the exons ATGCACAAACTATGGTTCCGCTCTAGAAGAAATCAAGTTGTGCTCGCTATAGCTTTGGTAGTCTCAATATTCTACTATCTTACATCTAATGTTCAATCGGAAGCTAACCTCGACGTTACCAGAAG AGAGTCTGTTATTGA GTTTATCGAGAGAAGGTTAGAGCAGACATTGAAAGATGACAAGGGTACAGGCTGTGAGATACCAAAGCTGGACCCATTCGCGAAAGAGGTGGCCCAGTTTGATGTGGATATGCCCAAAGTTGTATGCAGCGGAGAAGACTGGGTGAAATGCTAT CTGTCAGAATGCAAAGTTGTCCCTCGTATATTGGAGACGACCCGTCATATCGTGTGTACTTACAACGATATACTGTACGAGACTGATGATAAATACACCATCGGGCCGCCGATAGAGGTTCGTGGATCCGCGATCTACGTGCTCACCAAAAGTGACTATGTCAAGATATCCTGCAACGGGAATGAGAAGAACAG cAATCTGCCTACAAGATGGAAGGGTTTTGGTGCCGGTTACCGCGAGACGGTTATACCTAAGACTCCACCGCCAGGCAGAGAGAACACATACAACATCCTGCTGTTCGGTTTTGATTCCACGTCCAGGAATGGCTTTATACGGAGGATGCCGAAGAGCTATAAAGTTCTTATGGAAGAGTTGGGAGCGACTGTCTTGCACGG aTACAACATATTGGGCGATGGTACGCCAGCCGCTTTGTTTCCAATATTAACTGGCAAGACTGAACTGGAGTTGCCTGATGTAAGAAAGAAGGCAAAGGGTAACGAAACTCTTGACTCTATGccgtttattttttacaaactaGCGGAGGATGG TTACCATACAGCGTATTACGAAGATATGCCCTGGATAGGTACGTTTCAGTACCGTTTCAAGGGATTCAAACGACAGCCAGCAGACCATTATTTGAGGGCGTTTTTCATGGAGGAGTCGGCGAAAGGCAAGAAGTGGTGGCGAAGGCCTAAGCAGCGCTACTGTGTGGGGGACACGCCCCAGTACAAACTGATGTTCAATCTCACTGAGCAg ttaTTTAAGCTGGACGGCAAGAAGTTTTGCTTTACATTTGTAGCTGACATCACCCACGATGACTTCAACTACATCACCACGGCTGACGAGGACACCGTGGATTTCCTGAGGAACTTCCTGAAGATGGGTCGGGGAGAGGACACCATGCTGCTGGTGTTTGGTGATCACGGACCCAG ATATGCCAAAGTGCGAGCCACGTTGCAAGGTAAGCTGGAAGAGCGGCTGCCACTGATGGCCATCCGTCTGCCCGACGCGCTCCGGAGACGACATCCCCACACTCAAACCAGCCTGGAAGCAAACGTGGACGTGCTGACCACTGCGCATGACATACACGCAACTATTCTAGACGCCATGGATCTGAGGAAATACTGGAACCCCTACAAGATCAATGGCGCTGATCTGACTAGAGGATTGACGTTGTTAGAAGAA ATTCCCAAGAATCGTTCGTGCAGCGAGGCGGGAATCGAACCCCATTGGTGTTCGTGTTTGTCGTGGGAGAATGTATCACCACAGGAGGTGATATACACAAAGACTGCAAACGCGCTCGtggattatattaatttaattacagaaTATATGAG ATTAAAGTGTGAGCTTCGTACTCTAACTAGTATAGAATGGGTGATGCGACAGCGTGTCAATAACGGCGTGTTAACGTTTGTGGGAGCCAAAGACGCAGACGGATACGTGGGAAAATTTGGTGCAAAAGTGCCCccttctaaagaaaactatcAAGTTAAG
- the LOC126975740 gene encoding uncharacterized protein LOC126975740 isoform X3 codes for MHKLWFRSRRNQVVLAIALVVSIFYYLTSNVQSEANLDVTRRFIERRLEQTLKDDKGTGCEIPKLDPFAKEVAQFDVDMPKVVCSGEDWVKCYLSECKVVPRILETTRHIVCTYNDILYETDDKYTIGPPIEVRGSAIYVLTKSDYVKISCNGNEKNSNLPTRWKGFGAGYRETVIPKTPPPGRENTYNILLFGFDSTSRNGFIRRMPKSYKVLMEELGATVLHGYNILGDGTPAALFPILTGKTELELPDVRKKAKGNETLDSMPFIFYKLAEDGYHTAYYEDMPWIGTFQYRFKGFKRQPADHYLRAFFMEESAKGKKWWRRPKQRYCVGDTPQYKLMFNLTEQLFKLDGKKFCFTFVADITHDDFNYITTADEDTVDFLRNFLKMGRGEDTMLLVFGDHGPRYAKVRATLQGKLEERLPLMAIRLPDALRRRHPHTQTSLEANVDVLTTAHDIHATILDAMDLRKYWNPYKINGADLTRGLTLLEEIPKNRSCSEAGIEPHWCSCLSWENVSPQEVIYTKTANALVDYINLITEYMRLKCELRTLTSIEWVMRQRVNNGVLTFVGAKDADGYVGKFGAKVPPSKENYQVKITVGPGSGVYEASMTYIVKEDKFYLDSRDISRTNAYNNEPSCISEKHPHLNSYCFCKEQ; via the exons ATGCACAAACTATGGTTCCGCTCTAGAAGAAATCAAGTTGTGCTCGCTATAGCTTTGGTAGTCTCAATATTCTACTATCTTACATCTAATGTTCAATCGGAAGCTAACCTCGACGTTACCAGAAG GTTTATCGAGAGAAGGTTAGAGCAGACATTGAAAGATGACAAGGGTACAGGCTGTGAGATACCAAAGCTGGACCCATTCGCGAAAGAGGTGGCCCAGTTTGATGTGGATATGCCCAAAGTTGTATGCAGCGGAGAAGACTGGGTGAAATGCTAT CTGTCAGAATGCAAAGTTGTCCCTCGTATATTGGAGACGACCCGTCATATCGTGTGTACTTACAACGATATACTGTACGAGACTGATGATAAATACACCATCGGGCCGCCGATAGAGGTTCGTGGATCCGCGATCTACGTGCTCACCAAAAGTGACTATGTCAAGATATCCTGCAACGGGAATGAGAAGAACAG cAATCTGCCTACAAGATGGAAGGGTTTTGGTGCCGGTTACCGCGAGACGGTTATACCTAAGACTCCACCGCCAGGCAGAGAGAACACATACAACATCCTGCTGTTCGGTTTTGATTCCACGTCCAGGAATGGCTTTATACGGAGGATGCCGAAGAGCTATAAAGTTCTTATGGAAGAGTTGGGAGCGACTGTCTTGCACGG aTACAACATATTGGGCGATGGTACGCCAGCCGCTTTGTTTCCAATATTAACTGGCAAGACTGAACTGGAGTTGCCTGATGTAAGAAAGAAGGCAAAGGGTAACGAAACTCTTGACTCTATGccgtttattttttacaaactaGCGGAGGATGG TTACCATACAGCGTATTACGAAGATATGCCCTGGATAGGTACGTTTCAGTACCGTTTCAAGGGATTCAAACGACAGCCAGCAGACCATTATTTGAGGGCGTTTTTCATGGAGGAGTCGGCGAAAGGCAAGAAGTGGTGGCGAAGGCCTAAGCAGCGCTACTGTGTGGGGGACACGCCCCAGTACAAACTGATGTTCAATCTCACTGAGCAg ttaTTTAAGCTGGACGGCAAGAAGTTTTGCTTTACATTTGTAGCTGACATCACCCACGATGACTTCAACTACATCACCACGGCTGACGAGGACACCGTGGATTTCCTGAGGAACTTCCTGAAGATGGGTCGGGGAGAGGACACCATGCTGCTGGTGTTTGGTGATCACGGACCCAG ATATGCCAAAGTGCGAGCCACGTTGCAAGGTAAGCTGGAAGAGCGGCTGCCACTGATGGCCATCCGTCTGCCCGACGCGCTCCGGAGACGACATCCCCACACTCAAACCAGCCTGGAAGCAAACGTGGACGTGCTGACCACTGCGCATGACATACACGCAACTATTCTAGACGCCATGGATCTGAGGAAATACTGGAACCCCTACAAGATCAATGGCGCTGATCTGACTAGAGGATTGACGTTGTTAGAAGAA ATTCCCAAGAATCGTTCGTGCAGCGAGGCGGGAATCGAACCCCATTGGTGTTCGTGTTTGTCGTGGGAGAATGTATCACCACAGGAGGTGATATACACAAAGACTGCAAACGCGCTCGtggattatattaatttaattacagaaTATATGAG ATTAAAGTGTGAGCTTCGTACTCTAACTAGTATAGAATGGGTGATGCGACAGCGTGTCAATAACGGCGTGTTAACGTTTGTGGGAGCCAAAGACGCAGACGGATACGTGGGAAAATTTGGTGCAAAAGTGCCCccttctaaagaaaactatcAAGTTAAG